In Methanocaldococcus lauensis, a single genomic region encodes these proteins:
- the yjjX gene encoding inosine/xanthosine triphosphatase, with amino-acid sequence MNLRNKKCEICGKEAEIFLFGRFLCKNEKCIEEARKLSMARHKFRVVAVGSLNPVKIEAVKEGFEKVLGTVEVIGVDVESNVSSHPIGLEETYKGALNRAKNAFNKVQCSYGVGIEAGLINVGGHYVDIHVCVVYDGIKETVGMSQGFEYPKIVAENILKGIEGGKIAEKLTGIKDIGKNVGLIGYLTDNHITRKDLCRESVIMALIPRMMKNRNLF; translated from the coding sequence ATGAACTTAAGAAATAAAAAATGTGAAATATGTGGTAAAGAGGCAGAAATCTTTTTATTTGGAAGATTTTTATGTAAAAATGAAAAATGTATTGAAGAGGCAAGAAAATTAAGTATGGCGAGGCATAAGTTTAGAGTTGTTGCTGTTGGCTCTCTAAATCCAGTGAAAATTGAGGCAGTTAAGGAAGGTTTTGAAAAAGTTTTGGGAACTGTGGAAGTTATAGGTGTTGATGTAGAGAGTAATGTCTCATCCCATCCCATAGGATTGGAAGAAACTTATAAAGGGGCGTTAAATAGGGCAAAGAATGCCTTTAATAAAGTTCAATGCTCTTATGGAGTAGGAATTGAGGCAGGGTTAATAAATGTTGGAGGGCATTATGTAGATATACATGTATGTGTAGTTTATGATGGCATAAAAGAAACTGTTGGAATGTCTCAAGGATTTGAATATCCTAAAATTGTGGCTGAAAATATATTAAAAGGAATTGAAGGGGGAAAAATTGCTGAAAAATTGACAGGAATTAAAGACATTGGGAAAAATGTTGGATTGATTGGCTATTTAACTGATAACCATATAACAAGAAAAGATTTATGTAGAGAGAGTGTTATAATGGCGTTAATCCCAAGGATGATGAAAAATAGAAATCTTTTTTAG
- the cfbE gene encoding coenzyme F430 synthase, with protein MLLLIDVNHGALQLAEEYLNLGYDVDVWDIYQKTRKSESFYNKYNELKEKFRNINLFYDKPNFEKYDKIMAPIHCPIDIDFIPFTDAVSEILKEKYNNIHKKIINVTGVKGKTTTTTLINHILKEDYTTYLHNSNFGSIAPPTILSILNKLDIDKYDFFIFETSLGLIRCKYGVITNVLENYKIAKGLRDALTAKFSSLKNAEIAFINKNDIINYNINVNHNRLNIIDTNKVKILSKYPLKFKYMNETFKFNKKIFGLHFIENSLFAIEICKNLLNIEEIKGRLESFVIKNRMYVEEINNKVLVKNINPGLDLKSIYYAIRDFLTIFEGDIYIGGNFGIVCEEIDIKKLVEVLKNFNCNYIFVGEIGKELNKYLNGKYIDKFDENKIKNNSLIILREKII; from the coding sequence ATGTTATTACTTATTGATGTTAATCATGGTGCCTTACAATTGGCTGAGGAGTATTTAAACTTAGGTTATGATGTTGATGTTTGGGATATATATCAAAAAACAAGAAAATCAGAGAGTTTTTACAATAAATATAATGAACTAAAAGAAAAATTTAGAAATATTAATTTATTCTATGATAAACCAAATTTTGAAAAATATGATAAAATTATGGCCCCAATACACTGTCCAATTGATATTGATTTTATTCCATTTACTGATGCTGTTTCTGAAATTTTAAAAGAAAAATATAATAATATACATAAAAAAATAATAAATGTAACTGGAGTTAAAGGAAAAACAACAACTACAACTTTAATAAATCATATTTTAAAAGAAGATTATACAACTTACTTACATAATTCAAATTTTGGTTCAATTGCGCCACCAACAATTTTATCTATCTTAAACAAATTAGATATAGACAAATACGATTTTTTTATATTTGAGACTTCCTTAGGATTGATTAGATGTAAATATGGAGTTATAACAAATGTTTTGGAAAACTATAAAATTGCCAAAGGATTGAGAGATGCATTAACTGCCAAATTCTCATCTTTAAAAAATGCTGAAATTGCATTTATAAATAAAAATGACATTATTAATTATAATATAAATGTTAATCATAACCGTTTAAATATTATTGATACTAACAAAGTGAAGATTTTAAGTAAATATCCTTTAAAATTCAAATATATGAATGAAACATTTAAATTTAATAAAAAAATATTTGGATTGCATTTTATTGAAAATTCATTATTTGCCATTGAGATTTGCAAAAATTTGCTAAACATAGAAGAAATAAAAGGTAGATTAGAATCTTTTGTTATAAAAAATAGAATGTATGTGGAAGAAATTAACAATAAGGTTTTAGTTAAAAATATAAATCCAGGTTTAGATTTGAAATCTATTTATTATGCAATAAGAGACTTTTTAACAATTTTTGAAGGAGATATTTATATTGGAGGAAATTTTGGAATAGTTTGTGAAGAAATAGATATAAAAAAACTTGTTGAAGTATTAAAAAACTTTAATTGTAATTATATATTCGTTGGAGAAATTGGAAAAGAATTGAATAAATATTTAAATGGAAAGTATATTGACAAATTTGATGAAAATAAGATTAAAAATAACTCCCTAATTATCCTTAGAGAAAAAATAATCTAA
- a CDS encoding translation initiation factor IF-2 subunit alpha — MRREFPEEGDIVIGTVKEVKPYGAFVELLEYPGKEGMIHISEVTSGWVKNIRDHVKVGQRVVAKVLRVDEKKGHIDLSLKRVTEQQKRAKVQEWKRFQRASKMLERAAEKLGKSLEEAWEDVGYLLEDEFGELYNAFETMVIEGKEVLDDLDISEEWKNVLYEVAKESIELTNVEVEGIIEMKSYAPDGIKRIKKALTTALKANPYEDVEVKITYIGAPKYRVLVIAPDYKSGEEVLKKVCEKAVSTIKKLGGEGTYYKESKK; from the coding sequence ATGAGGAGAGAATTTCCAGAGGAAGGAGATATTGTTATAGGAACTGTAAAGGAGGTTAAACCTTATGGAGCTTTTGTAGAGTTATTAGAGTATCCTGGCAAGGAAGGAATGATTCATATCTCTGAAGTTACATCAGGATGGGTAAAAAACATTAGAGATCACGTTAAAGTTGGGCAGAGGGTGGTGGCAAAGGTTTTAAGAGTCGATGAAAAGAAGGGGCATATTGATTTATCATTAAAAAGAGTTACTGAACAGCAAAAGAGAGCAAAAGTTCAGGAATGGAAGAGATTCCAAAGAGCTTCAAAGATGCTTGAAAGAGCGGCTGAGAAGTTGGGTAAGAGTTTAGAGGAGGCTTGGGAAGACGTAGGATATTTGTTAGAGGATGAGTTTGGAGAATTATATAACGCATTTGAAACGATGGTTATTGAAGGAAAAGAAGTTTTAGATGATTTAGATATTAGTGAAGAATGGAAAAATGTTTTATATGAAGTTGCTAAGGAAAGTATTGAATTAACAAATGTTGAAGTTGAAGGAATAATTGAGATGAAATCCTATGCCCCAGATGGAATTAAAAGAATAAAAAAAGCATTAACAACTGCATTAAAAGCAAATCCTTACGAAGATGTAGAGGTTAAAATAACTTACATTGGGGCTCCTAAGTATAGAGTTTTAGTCATAGCTCCAGATTACAAGAGTGGAGAAGAAGTTTTAAAGAAGGTTTGTGAAAAAGCAGTATCAACGATAAAGAAATTAGGTGGAGAAGGAACATACTACAAAGAAAGTAAGAAATAA
- a CDS encoding RNA-protein complex protein Nop10, translating into MKMKKCLKCGIYTLKDVCPKCGEKTVVPKPPRFSLEDRWGKYRRMLKRALKNKNK; encoded by the coding sequence ATGAAAATGAAAAAATGTCTAAAGTGCGGAATATACACTTTAAAAGATGTTTGCCCAAAATGTGGAGAAAAAACCGTAGTTCCAAAGCCACCAAGATTTTCCTTAGAAGATAGGTGGGGAAAATATAGAAGAATGCTAAAAAGAGCCTTAAAGAATAAAAATAAGTAA
- the arfB gene encoding 2-amino-5-formylamino-6-ribosylaminopyrimidin-4(3H)-one 5'-monophosphate deformylase produces MQLRLSSGNILNEKVHKIGIIALGSFLENHGAVLPIDTDIKIASYIALKASILTGAKFLGVVIPSTEYDYVKHGIHNKPEDVYHYLRFLINEGKKIGVEKFLIVNCHGGNILIERFLKDLEYEFDAKVEMINITFTHASTEEVSVGYTIGIAKVNDELLKEHNNFKKYPEVGMVGLTEARKNNKIIDEEAKIVERFGVKLDEKLGKKILEDSINKVIEKIKELIR; encoded by the coding sequence ATGCAACTTAGATTATCATCTGGTAATATATTGAATGAAAAAGTCCATAAAATAGGGATTATAGCCCTTGGCTCATTCTTAGAAAATCATGGAGCTGTTTTGCCAATAGATACTGATATAAAGATAGCCTCATACATTGCTTTAAAAGCGTCTATTTTAACTGGAGCTAAGTTTTTAGGAGTAGTTATTCCTTCTACAGAGTATGATTATGTAAAGCATGGCATCCATAATAAGCCAGAAGATGTTTATCATTATTTGAGATTTTTAATAAATGAAGGTAAAAAAATTGGTGTAGAGAAGTTTTTAATAGTTAATTGTCATGGAGGAAATATATTAATTGAAAGATTTTTAAAGGATTTAGAATATGAGTTTGATGCAAAAGTAGAGATGATAAATATAACTTTTACACATGCCTCTACGGAGGAGGTTTCTGTTGGTTATACAATAGGAATAGCAAAAGTCAATGATGAACTTTTAAAGGAGCATAATAATTTTAAAAAATATCCAGAAGTAGGAATGGTTGGATTAACAGAGGCAAGAAAAAATAATAAAATTATAGATGAAGAGGCAAAAATCGTTGAACGATTTGGAGTTAAGTTAGATGAAAAACTTGGTAAAAAGATTTTGGAAGATAGTATAAATAAAGTTATAGAAAAAATAAAAGAACTAATTAGGTGA
- a CDS encoding methanogenesis marker 9 domain-containing protein, translating to MGWDNAPSHICRGGDLRGLAFCCPPIKYCPIHKALKILKLSPEEFVRIKEEFGNRTKLGLGKNTCFGSLVWCCKITKPCPYRDYELAKNNITPDEYMELKKELAEEIIKNSPFFKEAVEVFVKKGIPKDVAEKCILETGDLKKAYQLAIKMLNKK from the coding sequence ATGGGCTGGGATAATGCTCCTTCCCATATATGTAGAGGAGGAGATTTAAGAGGTTTAGCCTTCTGCTGTCCTCCAATAAAATACTGTCCTATTCATAAGGCATTAAAAATTTTAAAGTTATCACCAGAAGAATTTGTAAGAATAAAAGAAGAGTTTGGAAATAGGACAAAACTTGGCTTAGGAAAAAATACATGTTTTGGTAGTTTAGTATGGTGTTGTAAGATAACTAAACCTTGCCCTTATAGAGATTATGAACTTGCTAAAAACAACATAACCCCTGATGAATATATGGAATTAAAAAAAGAACTTGCTGAAGAGATTATAAAAAATAGTCCATTTTTTAAAGAGGCTGTTGAAGTTTTTGTTAAAAAAGGAATTCCCAAAGATGTTGCTGAGAAATGTATATTAGAAACTGGAGACCTAAAAAAGGCATATCAATTAGCTATAAAAATGTTAAACAAAAAATAA
- the cdhD gene encoding CO dehydrogenase/acetyl-CoA synthase subunit delta: MIYNDKLGDFMDLNSLIKIIEKVGKIEIENIQITADELIINIPSAPPVVIPQTPLIKEKLAEEGIIEIKDVPELDWEPPIEKYTGYIREVQFGKPKSEGGRGKVVKIGGQKALYRFEEPQPNPPVVTFDIFDMPMPGLPKPIRQFFQDVMEDPCEWAKKCVKEFGADMITIHHISTDPKIKDKSPKEAAKLMEDLLQAVDVPFVIGGSGNPQKDPLVLEACAEVSEGDRCLLASANLELDYKKIVDAAMKYDHNVLAWSIMDPNMARDLNRKLIEAGLDPNRIVMDPTTCALGYGIEFSINAMVRLRLNGLKGDELVNMPMSSGTTNAIGAREAWMNNPEWGPREYRLPLWEITTGITMMMCGVDLFMMLNPISVKTLKEIGKALTTKPGEVKLNTNNYEWIVAKA, from the coding sequence ATGATTTATAATGACAAATTGGGTGATTTTATGGATTTGAATTCATTAATAAAGATTATTGAAAAAGTTGGTAAAATAGAGATTGAAAATATTCAAATTACAGCAGATGAATTAATAATAAACATTCCTTCAGCTCCTCCAGTAGTTATTCCACAAACACCATTAATAAAAGAAAAATTAGCTGAAGAGGGAATAATTGAAATTAAAGATGTTCCTGAATTAGACTGGGAGCCTCCAATTGAAAAATATACTGGATATATAAGGGAGGTTCAATTTGGAAAGCCAAAATCTGAAGGTGGTAGAGGTAAGGTTGTAAAGATTGGGGGGCAAAAAGCTTTATATAGATTTGAAGAACCCCAACCTAATCCTCCAGTAGTTACTTTCGATATATTTGATATGCCAATGCCTGGATTACCTAAACCGATTAGACAATTTTTCCAGGATGTTATGGAAGATCCCTGCGAATGGGCTAAAAAGTGTGTTAAAGAGTTTGGGGCAGATATGATAACTATCCACCACATATCCACTGACCCAAAAATTAAAGATAAAAGTCCAAAAGAAGCGGCAAAATTGATGGAAGATTTATTACAGGCAGTAGATGTTCCATTTGTTATTGGAGGCAGTGGTAATCCTCAAAAGGATCCGTTAGTTTTAGAGGCGTGTGCTGAAGTATCTGAAGGAGATAGATGCTTATTAGCATCTGCAAACTTAGAGTTAGATTATAAAAAAATAGTAGATGCCGCTATGAAATATGATCACAATGTATTAGCATGGTCTATTATGGATCCAAATATGGCGAGAGATTTAAACAGAAAGTTAATTGAGGCAGGTTTAGATCCTAATAGAATTGTTATGGATCCTACAACATGTGCATTAGGTTATGGTATTGAATTCTCTATCAATGCAATGGTTAGATTGAGATTAAATGGTTTGAAGGGGGACGAGTTAGTTAATATGCCTATGTCTTCTGGAACTACCAACGCTATTGGTGCAAGAGAGGCGTGGATGAATAATCCAGAATGGGGACCAAGGGAGTATAGATTACCATTGTGGGAAATTACAACTGGAATTACAATGATGATGTGTGGAGTAGATTTATTCATGATGCTCAATCCAATATCTGTAAAAACATTAAAGGAAATTGGTAAAGCACTAACTACAAAGCCAGGAGAAGTTAAATTAAATACTAACAATTACGAGTGGATTGTAGCTAAGGCGTAA
- the acsC gene encoding acetyl-CoA decarbonylase/synthase complex subunit gamma, translating into MPKKISVMDIYKLLPKTNCKKCGQPSCMAFAAKLLEKEATVDQCPILNTPKFEENRKKLIELLSPPVKEVWFGNDKRKAVMGGDEVMYRYQLSFFNPTPIGVDISDELSEEEIKSRAKEIENFTFERTGEKLKLDFIVIRNASGDIEKFKKAIEIVEKETDMPICIASLNPEIIKEALKIVKSKVMVYAATKDNLNDMIKVIKELKKEKDVVLVLSSNNVKELKNMAAKCLANGIEDLVLEPYTYPENIAETLDLNVMIRRSAIEKEDKYLGFPILNLPINAYYYALNNDCPISTFFDNKEVVAKMYEATIAGTLLNRYADALIIHGLDIWELMPILTLRQNIYTDPRKPQAVEPGLYPIGNPDENSPVILTTNFSLTFYTVTGDFEKDNVTCWLLVMDTGGKAVDVSVAGGQYNGENAKKLIEETGIADKVNHRIIILPALAASTRGDIEDKTGWTCVVGTRDSSQVGEFLRKNWDRILREWKEKHQK; encoded by the coding sequence ATGCCAAAAAAGATTAGTGTAATGGACATCTATAAATTACTACCAAAAACAAACTGTAAAAAATGTGGTCAGCCATCGTGTATGGCATTTGCCGCTAAATTATTAGAAAAAGAAGCAACAGTAGATCAGTGTCCAATTCTTAATACTCCAAAATTTGAAGAAAATAGAAAGAAATTAATAGAACTTCTATCTCCACCCGTAAAAGAAGTTTGGTTTGGTAATGATAAAAGAAAAGCTGTTATGGGTGGAGACGAAGTAATGTATAGATACCAATTGTCATTTTTTAATCCCACACCAATTGGTGTAGATATTAGCGATGAGTTAAGCGAGGAAGAAATTAAAAGTAGAGCCAAAGAAATAGAGAACTTTACATTTGAAAGAACTGGAGAAAAACTAAAATTAGATTTTATTGTAATTAGAAATGCATCAGGAGATATAGAAAAATTTAAAAAAGCCATTGAAATTGTAGAAAAAGAAACAGATATGCCTATATGTATTGCTTCTCTAAATCCTGAGATTATAAAAGAGGCCTTAAAAATTGTTAAATCAAAAGTTATGGTTTATGCCGCAACAAAAGATAATTTAAATGATATGATTAAAGTTATTAAAGAACTTAAAAAAGAAAAAGATGTTGTTTTAGTTCTATCATCAAACAATGTTAAAGAGTTAAAAAATATGGCGGCAAAGTGTTTAGCTAATGGCATTGAGGATTTAGTTTTAGAACCATACACATATCCTGAAAATATCGCTGAAACATTAGATTTAAATGTAATGATTAGAAGAAGTGCTATTGAGAAAGAAGATAAATACTTAGGATTTCCAATATTAAATTTACCAATAAATGCCTATTATTACGCTTTAAATAATGACTGCCCAATCTCAACATTTTTTGACAATAAAGAAGTTGTGGCTAAAATGTATGAGGCTACAATTGCAGGAACATTACTAAATAGATATGCAGACGCTTTAATTATACACGGATTAGATATTTGGGAGTTAATGCCAATACTAACATTGAGACAGAATATCTATACAGACCCAAGAAAACCACAGGCAGTTGAACCTGGCTTATATCCAATAGGAAATCCAGACGAGAATAGCCCAGTCATATTAACAACAAACTTCTCATTAACATTCTATACAGTAACTGGGGACTTTGAAAAAGATAATGTCACTTGTTGGCTGTTAGTTATGGACACTGGAGGAAAGGCAGTTGATGTTTCAGTTGCAGGAGGGCAGTATAATGGAGAGAATGCTAAAAAATTAATTGAAGAGACAGGAATAGCAGATAAAGTTAATCATAGAATTATAATACTGCCAGCATTAGCGGCATCAACAAGAGGTGATATTGAGGATAAAACTGGCTGGACTTGTGTAGTTGGAACAAGAGATTCATCACAAGTTGGAGAATTTTTAAGAAAGAATTGGGATAGAATATTAAGAGAATGGAAAGAGAAGCATCAAAAATAA
- a CDS encoding pyridoxal phosphate-dependent aminotransferase: MISDRCKNIKPSAIREIFNLATSDSINLGIGEPDFTTPKHIIEEAKKALDEGKTHYSPNNGIPELREEISNKLMEDYNINVDKDNIIITCGASEALMLSIMSLVNKGDEVIIFNPSFVSYFSLVEFAEGKIVNINLDENFNVDLEDIKEKISRKTKLIIFNSPANPTGKVYDKETVKGLAEIAEDYNLIIVSDEVYDKIIYDKKHYSPMKYTDRCILINGFSKTYAMTGWRIGYLAVSDELNKELDLINNMIKIHQYSFACASTFAQYGALAALRGSQECVKNMVNEFKRRRDLIYNGLKDIFRVNKPEGAFYIFPDVSEYGDGVKVAKILIKNKVLCVPGIAFGENGYNYVRFSYATKYEDIEKAIEIIRKIFE, from the coding sequence ATGATAAGTGATAGATGCAAAAATATAAAACCATCTGCAATTAGGGAGATATTTAATTTAGCAACCTCTGACAGTATAAACTTGGGAATTGGTGAGCCTGATTTCACAACTCCTAAGCATATTATTGAGGAAGCAAAAAAAGCATTGGATGAAGGTAAAACTCATTACTCTCCAAATAACGGAATTCCTGAATTAAGGGAGGAGATTAGCAATAAGTTAATGGAAGATTACAATATAAATGTTGATAAGGATAATATTATTATAACCTGTGGAGCATCAGAGGCTTTAATGCTGTCTATTATGAGTTTAGTTAATAAAGGAGATGAAGTTATAATATTCAATCCTTCATTTGTATCTTATTTTTCATTGGTGGAATTTGCTGAAGGAAAAATTGTAAATATAAACTTAGATGAAAACTTTAATGTGGATTTAGAAGATATTAAAGAAAAAATAAGTAGGAAAACAAAATTAATAATATTCAATTCTCCAGCAAACCCTACTGGAAAAGTTTATGACAAAGAAACAGTAAAAGGTTTGGCAGAAATTGCTGAGGATTACAATTTAATTATTGTTTCTGATGAAGTTTATGATAAAATTATTTATGATAAAAAACATTATTCCCCAATGAAATATACAGATAGATGTATATTAATTAATGGATTTTCCAAAACTTATGCAATGACTGGTTGGAGGATTGGTTATTTGGCAGTTTCAGATGAATTAAATAAGGAGTTGGATTTAATCAACAATATGATAAAAATTCATCAATATAGTTTTGCATGTGCCTCTACTTTTGCTCAATATGGTGCTTTAGCCGCTTTGAGAGGAAGTCAGGAATGTGTTAAAAATATGGTTAATGAATTTAAAAGGAGGAGAGATTTAATTTATAATGGATTAAAAGATATTTTTAGAGTTAATAAACCAGAAGGAGCATTTTATATTTTCCCTGATGTGTCTGAATATGGAGATGGAGTAAAAGTAGCTAAAATATTAATTAAAAATAAGGTTTTATGCGTTCCAGGAATTGCCTTTGGAGAAAATGGCTATAACTATGTAAGATTTAGTTACGCTACAAAATATGAAGATATAGAAAAGGCTATTGAAATAATAAGAAAAATCTTTGAATAA
- a CDS encoding archaemetzincin family Zn-dependent metalloprotease has product MAICSLFSVGDSLPSVKKETEKVIREKFKLLPRFEGIIPPDVRGSRDYQLLADIQLENALINKPSDALFVVAITPYDLYSNGLNFVFGIAYPFRGCIVSYARLYSDNEELFLSRVRKEVTHEMGHVFGLSHCPNPKCVMHFSNSLYDTDYKEEEFCSNCKKKLYLSMKNLGLI; this is encoded by the coding sequence ATGGCTATTTGTTCCCTCTTTTCTGTTGGAGACTCACTTCCCTCTGTTAAGAAAGAAACTGAAAAGGTTATCAGAGAAAAGTTCAAACTATTACCTCGTTTTGAGGGAATAATCCCTCCAGATGTTAGAGGTTCAAGAGATTATCAACTACTTGCAGATATACAACTTGAAAATGCCCTTATTAATAAACCTTCTGATGCTCTCTTTGTCGTTGCAATAACCCCCTACGACCTCTACTCTAATGGGCTTAACTTCGTCTTTGGAATTGCTTATCCATTTAGAGGATGTATAGTCTCTTACGCAAGGTTATATTCAGATAATGAAGAACTCTTTCTCTCAAGAGTTAGAAAAGAAGTTACTCACGAAATGGGACATGTTTTTGGTTTATCTCACTGTCCTAATCCTAAGTGTGTTATGCACTTCTCAAATTCTCTATATGATACTGACTATAAAGAAGAGGAGTTTTGTTCCAACTGTAAGAAAAAACTCTATCTCTCTATGAAAAATCTTGGTCTAATCTAA
- the cfbB gene encoding Ni-sirohydrochlorin a,c-diamide synthase, translating into MKRVVIAGTSSEVGKTVISTGIMKALSKKYNVQGYKVGPDYIDPTYHNIATGNKSRNLDSFFMNNEQIKYLFQKHSKNKDISIIEGVRGLYEGLSPIDDIGSTASIAKALDSPIILIVNAKSLTRSAIAIIKGFINFDNVKIRGVIFNFVRSEKHIKKLKEAMQYYLPDVEIVGFIPRNENFKVEGRHLGLVPTPENLEEINKKIETWGNLVEEYLDLEKIVEIADEDYEDIDDVFLWEINENYKKIGVAYDEVFNFYYWDIFDALKENKAKIEFFSPLNDCEVPDADILYIGGGYPELFKEELSNNKEMIESIREFDGYIYGECGGLMYLTKSIDNTPMVGLLNCSSIMDKKVQGLSYVKAEFLENCLIGRKGLTFKGHEFHYSKLVNIKEERFAYKILRGRGIINNLDGIFNGRVLAGYLHNHPVANPYFASSMVNFDG; encoded by the coding sequence ATGAAGAGAGTAGTTATTGCTGGAACATCAAGTGAAGTAGGGAAAACAGTTATATCTACTGGAATTATGAAGGCATTGTCTAAAAAGTATAATGTTCAAGGGTATAAAGTTGGTCCAGATTATATTGACCCAACTTATCATAACATAGCCACTGGGAATAAATCAAGAAATTTAGATTCTTTTTTTATGAATAATGAGCAAATAAAATATCTTTTTCAAAAACATTCAAAAAATAAGGATATAAGTATAATTGAAGGTGTTAGAGGTTTATATGAGGGATTATCTCCTATAGACGATATAGGAAGCACTGCGAGTATAGCTAAGGCTTTAGATAGTCCTATAATTCTTATAGTCAATGCAAAGAGTTTAACGAGAAGTGCAATAGCAATAATAAAAGGTTTCATAAACTTTGATAATGTAAAAATTAGAGGAGTTATTTTTAATTTCGTTAGAAGTGAAAAACATATTAAGAAATTAAAAGAGGCAATGCAATATTATCTCCCAGATGTGGAAATAGTTGGCTTTATTCCAAGAAATGAAAATTTTAAAGTGGAAGGTAGGCATTTAGGTTTAGTTCCTACACCAGAAAACTTAGAAGAAATTAATAAAAAAATAGAGACTTGGGGAAATTTAGTTGAAGAATATTTAGATTTGGAAAAGATTGTTGAAATTGCAGATGAAGATTATGAAGATATAGATGATGTTTTCTTGTGGGAGATTAATGAAAATTATAAAAAAATAGGTGTTGCTTATGATGAAGTATTTAATTTTTATTATTGGGACATTTTTGATGCCCTAAAAGAAAATAAAGCTAAAATAGAATTTTTTAGCCCATTAAATGATTGTGAAGTTCCAGATGCAGATATTTTATACATTGGAGGAGGATATCCAGAGCTTTTTAAAGAGGAGTTAAGCAACAATAAAGAGATGATTGAAAGTATTAGAGAATTTGACGGTTATATATATGGAGAGTGTGGGGGTTTGATGTATTTAACTAAATCTATTGACAATACTCCTATGGTTGGTTTATTAAACTGCTCGTCTATAATGGATAAGAAAGTTCAAGGATTAAGTTATGTTAAAGCAGAGTTCTTAGAAAATTGCTTAATAGGAAGAAAAGGATTAACATTTAAAGGGCATGAATTTCATTACTCAAAATTGGTTAATATAAAAGAGGAGAGATTTGCATATAAAATATTAAGAGGTAGAGGAATTATAAACAATTTAGATGGAATTTTTAATGGAAGGGTTTTAGCTGGTTATTTACACAATCACCCAGTTGCTAATCCTTATTTTGCCTCGTCTATGGTTAATTTTGATGGATAA